The Salvelinus alpinus chromosome 28, SLU_Salpinus.1, whole genome shotgun sequence genome includes a window with the following:
- the LOC139556958 gene encoding IQ motif and SEC7 domain-containing protein 1-like isoform X7, protein MWFGSVEGDARPSESDGGASYRGPVISPDRFEGPLYSHGVQPGPQRPPRRPKLQHSQSILRKQAEEEAIKRSRSLSEGYELSADLQDKQVEMLERKYGGRFITRHAARTIQTAFRQYQMNKNFERLRSSMSENRMSRRIVLSNMRMQFSFEGPEKVHSSYFEGKQVSLTDDGTPLALVQSECGDMEVHHQANMASHPASQNDLTDAITELEDAFSRQVKSLAESIDDALNCRSLQGDEGLDPEAMGCPEVEREVAYQVKPHRGVAGRMREDMMASYSDVTLFIDEEELSPSLGLSRGSGDQPSSIESDLRLRSANSSQEYWPLDAKDEGRDTDTSCRSTPSLECQEQRLRVDHLPLLTIEPPSDSSAEHSERSDRSSVKRPPVYEPHGGSHIMASSKASPKHISHGPPPRAPSRDDEAPLRHRHRALESHLAINGSANRQSKSESDFSDGDNDSINSTSNSNDTINCSSESSRDSLREQTLCKQTYHKETRNSWDSPVFSNDVIRKRHYRIGLNLFNKKPEKGVQYLTERGFVPDTPVGVAHFLLQRKGLSRQMIGEFLGNRQKQFNRDVLDCVVDEMDFSSMELDEALRKFQNHIRVQGEAQKVERLIEAYSQRYCICNPTVVRQFRNPDTIFILAFAIILLNTDMYSPNVKPERKMKLEDFVKNLRGVDDGEDIPRETLVGIYERIRKRELKTNEDHVSQVQKVEKLIVGKKPIGSLHHGIGCVLSLPHRRLVCYCRLFEVPDPNKLQKLGLHQREIFLFNDLLVVTKIFQKKKNSVTYSFRQSFSLYGMQVLMFENQYYGNGIRLTSAIPGADIKVLINFNAPNPQDRKKFTDDLRESIAEVQEMEKYRIESELEKQKGVVRPSMSQSSGLKKEAGNGNMNRASLDDTYTMGEGLKRSALSSSLRDLSEAGKRGRRSSAGSLDSNMEGSIINSPHIRRRATTPRSEGPPRGHPTIPNSSSLLGSLFGSKRGKPSSQSHPPLPLPGHPTLISHTPHPSNLHHTAQQVAQAQLHHSQYCHVQQNPPPYHHHHHYHPPPHTQYHQHPAAYASSSHTHQHTHPHPHVPQHSHATHSQHSHHASHSQHAPHHHSQLQGPAPSGPKPKHSGISTVV, encoded by the exons TGTGGAGGGGGATGCGCGGCCCAGTGAGAGTGACGGTGGAGCAAGCTACAGGGGCCCAGTGATAAGCCCAGACCGTTTCGAGGGCCCCCTCTACAGCCACGGGGTGCAGCCGGGCCCCCAACGGCCCCCCCGCAGGCCCAAGCTCCAGCACTCACAGTCCATCCTCCGCAAGCAGGCCGAGGAGGAGGCCATCAAACGCTCCCGCTCGCTCTCCGAGGGCTATGAGCTCTCCGCTGACCTCCAGGACAAACAG GTGGAGATGCTGGAGCGTAAATATGGAGGACGCTTCATAACCCGGCATGCGGCCCGCACCATCCAGACAGCCTTCCGCCAGTACCAGATGAACAAAAACTTTGAGCGTCTCAGGAGTTCTATGTCTGAGAACCGCATGTCTCGACGCATCGTCCTGTCCAACATGAGGATGCAGTTCTCCTTCGAGGGCCCTGAGAAAGTCCACAGCTCCTACTTTGAGGGGAAACAGGTGTCCCTGACAGACGACGGCACCCCCCTGGCCTTGGTACAGTCCGAGTGCGGGGACATGGAGGTCCACCACCAGGCCAACATGGCGTCTCACCCCGCCTCCCAGAACGACCTGACGGACGCCATCACGGAGTTGGAGGACGCCTTCTCCAGGCAGGTGAAGTCTCTGGCCGAATCCATTGATGACGCCTTGAACTGCCGCAGCCTGCAGGGCGACGAGGGTCTTGACCCTGAGGCCATGGGCTGCCCcgaggtggagagggaggtggCCTATCAGGTGAAGCCTCACCGCGGGGTGGCGGGACGCATGCGAGAGGACATGATGGCATCCTACAGCGATGTGACTCTGTTTATCGACGAGGAggagctgtctccctctctgggtCTGTCGCGGGGGTCTGGTGACCAGCCCTCCAGCATTGAGTCAGACCTACGCCTGCGCTCAGCCAACTCCTCCCAGGAGTACTGGCCCCTGGACGCTAAAGATGAGGGGCGTGACACAGACACCAGCTGCCGCAGCACCCCTTCCCTGGAGTGCCAGGAGCAGCGGCTCAGGGTGGACCACCTCCCCCTGCTGACCATCGAGCCGCCCAGCGACAGCTCCGCCGAACACAGTGAGCGCTCTGACCGCAGCTCCGTCAAACGGCCGCCCGTCTACGAGCCTCACGGGGGCAGCCACATCATGGCGTCCTCCAAGGCTAgccccaaacacatctctcaTGGCCCACCCCCGCGGGCGCCCTCCAGGGACGACGAGGCGCCCCTCCGCCACCGCCACCGGGCGCTGGAAAGCCACCTGGCCATCAACGGCTCTGCCAATCGGCAGAGCAAGTCTGAGTCCGACTTCTCAGACGGGGATAACGACAGCATCAATAGCACGTCTAACTCCAACGACACCATCAATTGCAGCTCTGAGTCGTCCAGGGACAGCCTGAGGGAGCAGACACTCTGCAAGCAGACGTACCACAAAGAGACACGCAACAGCTGGGACTCGCCCGTCTTCAGCAACGATGTGATCCGCAAGAGGCACTACCGCATCGGCCTGAACCTCTTCAACAA GAAGCCAGAGAAAGGCGTCCAGTACTTGACTGAGAGAGGGTTCGTCCCGGACACGCCTGTGGGTGTGGCTCACTTCCTGCTTCAGAGGAAGGGCCTGAGCAGGCAGATGATTGGAGAGTTCCTGGGCAACCGTCAGAAACAGTTCAACAGAGACGTCCTGGA CTGTGTGGTGGACGAGATGGATTTCTCGTCAATGGAGCTGGACGAGGCACTGAGAAAGTTCCAGAACCACATCCGGGTCCAGGGAGAGGCCCAGAAGGTGGAGCGCCTCATCGAAGCCTACAG CCAACGCTACTGTATCTGTAACCCCACGGTAGTGCGACAGTTCCGGAACCCTGACACCATCTTCATCCTGGCCTTCGCCATCATCCTCCTCAACACAGACATGTACAGCCCCAACGTCAagccagagaggaagatgaagctGGAGGACTTCGTCAAGAACCTccgag gggTGGATGATGGGGAGGACATCCCCAGGGAGACTCTGGTAGGAATATATGAAAGGATCAGGAAGAGGGAGCTGAAGACCAACGAGGACCACGTGTCTCAGGTTCAGAAGGTGGAGAAACTCATAGTGGGGAAGAAACCG ATTGGATCTCTCCACCATGGAATAGGATGT GTGCTGTCCCTGCCCCATCGCAGGCTAGTGTGCTACTGTCGGCTGTTTGAAGTGCCAGACCCCAACAAGCTCCAGAAGTTAGGCCTGCACCAGCGGGAGATCTTCCTGTTTAATGACCTTCTGGTG GTGACAAAGATTTTCCAGAAGAAGAAGAACTCTGTGACATACAGCTTCCGGCAGTCTTTCTCTCTGTATGGGATGCAGGTTCTGATGTTTGAGAACCAGT ATTACGGGAATGGAATCAGGCTTACATCAGCCATACCAGGTGCCGACATCAAGGTCCTCATCAACTTTAATGCGCCCAACCCCCAGGACCGCAAGAAGTTCACTGACGACCTGCGAGAGTCTATCGCCGAGGTCCAGGAAATGGAGAAATACAGGATAGAGT CTGAGCTTGAGAAGCAGAAAGGGGTGGTGAGGCCCAGTATGTCCCAGAGCTCTGGGCTGAAGAAGGAGGCTGGCAATGGCAACATGAACCGTGCCAGTCTGGACGACACCTACACCATGGGCGAGGGCCTGAAGAGGAGCGCCCTCAGCAGCTCCCTCCGCGACCTCTCCGAAGCAG GCAAGCGTGGGCGCCGCAGCAGTGCAGGATCACTAGACAGCAATATGGAA GGGTCCATCATTAACAGTCCTCACATACGCCGGAGAGCCACCACCCCACGCAGCGAGGGCCCGCCCCGGGGCCACCCCACCATCCCcaactcctcctccctcctcggGTCGCTCTTTGGCAGCAAACGGGGGAAGCCTTCATCCCAgagccatcctcctcttcctctgcctgGTCACCCCACCCTCATCTCCCACACGCCCCATCCGTCCAACCTCCACCACACAGCCCAGCAGGTAGCCCAGGCCCAGCTCCACCACTCCCAGTACTGCCACGTCCAACAGAACCCccctccctaccaccaccaccaccattaccacccccctccccacacacagtACCACCAGCACCCGGCAGCATATGCATCCTCctcccacacacaccaacacacccaccCCCACCCGCATGTACCACAGCACAGCCACGCCACCCATAGCCAGCATTCCCATCACGCATCACACTCCCAGCATGCCCCTCACCACCACAGTCAGCTGCAGGGCCCGGCACCCAGCGggcccaaacccaaacacagtggCATCAGCACCGTGGTGTGA
- the LOC139556958 gene encoding IQ motif and SEC7 domain-containing protein 1-like isoform X3 has product MVDKAWRKSWQFIENRMSLRVKKQSSQTVERKSDVEGDARPSESDGGASYRGPVISPDRFEGPLYSHGVQPGPQRPPRRPKLQHSQSILRKQAEEEAIKRSRSLSEGYELSADLQDKQVEMLERKYGGRFITRHAARTIQTAFRQYQMNKNFERLRSSMSENRMSRRIVLSNMRMQFSFEGPEKVHSSYFEGKQVSLTDDGTPLALVQSECGDMEVHHQANMASHPASQNDLTDAITELEDAFSRQVKSLAESIDDALNCRSLQGDEGLDPEAMGCPEVEREVAYQVKPHRGVAGRMREDMMASYSDVTLFIDEEELSPSLGLSRGSGDQPSSIESDLRLRSANSSQEYWPLDAKDEGRDTDTSCRSTPSLECQEQRLRVDHLPLLTIEPPSDSSAEHSERSDRSSVKRPPVYEPHGGSHIMASSKASPKHISHGPPPRAPSRDDEAPLRHRHRALESHLAINGSANRQSKSESDFSDGDNDSINSTSNSNDTINCSSESSRDSLREQTLCKQTYHKETRNSWDSPVFSNDVIRKRHYRIGLNLFNKKPEKGVQYLTERGFVPDTPVGVAHFLLQRKGLSRQMIGEFLGNRQKQFNRDVLDCVVDEMDFSSMELDEALRKFQNHIRVQGEAQKVERLIEAYSQRYCICNPTVVRQFRNPDTIFILAFAIILLNTDMYSPNVKPERKMKLEDFVKNLRGVDDGEDIPRETLVGIYERIRKRELKTNEDHVSQVQKVEKLIVGKKPIGSLHHGIGCVLSLPHRRLVCYCRLFEVPDPNKLQKLGLHQREIFLFNDLLVVTKIFQKKKNSVTYSFRQSFSLYGMQVLMFENQYYGNGIRLTSAIPGADIKVLINFNAPNPQDRKKFTDDLRESIAEVQEMEKYRIESELEKQKGVVRPSMSQSSGLKKEAGNGNMNRASLDDTYTMGEGLKRSALSSSLRDLSEAGKRGRRSSAGSLDSNMEGSIINSPHIRRRATTPRSEGPPRGHPTIPNSSSLLGSLFGSKRGKPSSQSHPPLPLPGHPTLISHTPHPSNLHHTAQQVAQAQLHHSQYCHVQQNPPPYHHHHHYHPPPHTQYHQHPAAYASSSHTHQHTHPHPHVPQHSHATHSQHSHHASHSQHAPHHHSQLQGPAPSGPKPKHSGISTVV; this is encoded by the exons TGTGGAGGGGGATGCGCGGCCCAGTGAGAGTGACGGTGGAGCAAGCTACAGGGGCCCAGTGATAAGCCCAGACCGTTTCGAGGGCCCCCTCTACAGCCACGGGGTGCAGCCGGGCCCCCAACGGCCCCCCCGCAGGCCCAAGCTCCAGCACTCACAGTCCATCCTCCGCAAGCAGGCCGAGGAGGAGGCCATCAAACGCTCCCGCTCGCTCTCCGAGGGCTATGAGCTCTCCGCTGACCTCCAGGACAAACAG GTGGAGATGCTGGAGCGTAAATATGGAGGACGCTTCATAACCCGGCATGCGGCCCGCACCATCCAGACAGCCTTCCGCCAGTACCAGATGAACAAAAACTTTGAGCGTCTCAGGAGTTCTATGTCTGAGAACCGCATGTCTCGACGCATCGTCCTGTCCAACATGAGGATGCAGTTCTCCTTCGAGGGCCCTGAGAAAGTCCACAGCTCCTACTTTGAGGGGAAACAGGTGTCCCTGACAGACGACGGCACCCCCCTGGCCTTGGTACAGTCCGAGTGCGGGGACATGGAGGTCCACCACCAGGCCAACATGGCGTCTCACCCCGCCTCCCAGAACGACCTGACGGACGCCATCACGGAGTTGGAGGACGCCTTCTCCAGGCAGGTGAAGTCTCTGGCCGAATCCATTGATGACGCCTTGAACTGCCGCAGCCTGCAGGGCGACGAGGGTCTTGACCCTGAGGCCATGGGCTGCCCcgaggtggagagggaggtggCCTATCAGGTGAAGCCTCACCGCGGGGTGGCGGGACGCATGCGAGAGGACATGATGGCATCCTACAGCGATGTGACTCTGTTTATCGACGAGGAggagctgtctccctctctgggtCTGTCGCGGGGGTCTGGTGACCAGCCCTCCAGCATTGAGTCAGACCTACGCCTGCGCTCAGCCAACTCCTCCCAGGAGTACTGGCCCCTGGACGCTAAAGATGAGGGGCGTGACACAGACACCAGCTGCCGCAGCACCCCTTCCCTGGAGTGCCAGGAGCAGCGGCTCAGGGTGGACCACCTCCCCCTGCTGACCATCGAGCCGCCCAGCGACAGCTCCGCCGAACACAGTGAGCGCTCTGACCGCAGCTCCGTCAAACGGCCGCCCGTCTACGAGCCTCACGGGGGCAGCCACATCATGGCGTCCTCCAAGGCTAgccccaaacacatctctcaTGGCCCACCCCCGCGGGCGCCCTCCAGGGACGACGAGGCGCCCCTCCGCCACCGCCACCGGGCGCTGGAAAGCCACCTGGCCATCAACGGCTCTGCCAATCGGCAGAGCAAGTCTGAGTCCGACTTCTCAGACGGGGATAACGACAGCATCAATAGCACGTCTAACTCCAACGACACCATCAATTGCAGCTCTGAGTCGTCCAGGGACAGCCTGAGGGAGCAGACACTCTGCAAGCAGACGTACCACAAAGAGACACGCAACAGCTGGGACTCGCCCGTCTTCAGCAACGATGTGATCCGCAAGAGGCACTACCGCATCGGCCTGAACCTCTTCAACAA GAAGCCAGAGAAAGGCGTCCAGTACTTGACTGAGAGAGGGTTCGTCCCGGACACGCCTGTGGGTGTGGCTCACTTCCTGCTTCAGAGGAAGGGCCTGAGCAGGCAGATGATTGGAGAGTTCCTGGGCAACCGTCAGAAACAGTTCAACAGAGACGTCCTGGA CTGTGTGGTGGACGAGATGGATTTCTCGTCAATGGAGCTGGACGAGGCACTGAGAAAGTTCCAGAACCACATCCGGGTCCAGGGAGAGGCCCAGAAGGTGGAGCGCCTCATCGAAGCCTACAG CCAACGCTACTGTATCTGTAACCCCACGGTAGTGCGACAGTTCCGGAACCCTGACACCATCTTCATCCTGGCCTTCGCCATCATCCTCCTCAACACAGACATGTACAGCCCCAACGTCAagccagagaggaagatgaagctGGAGGACTTCGTCAAGAACCTccgag gggTGGATGATGGGGAGGACATCCCCAGGGAGACTCTGGTAGGAATATATGAAAGGATCAGGAAGAGGGAGCTGAAGACCAACGAGGACCACGTGTCTCAGGTTCAGAAGGTGGAGAAACTCATAGTGGGGAAGAAACCG ATTGGATCTCTCCACCATGGAATAGGATGT GTGCTGTCCCTGCCCCATCGCAGGCTAGTGTGCTACTGTCGGCTGTTTGAAGTGCCAGACCCCAACAAGCTCCAGAAGTTAGGCCTGCACCAGCGGGAGATCTTCCTGTTTAATGACCTTCTGGTG GTGACAAAGATTTTCCAGAAGAAGAAGAACTCTGTGACATACAGCTTCCGGCAGTCTTTCTCTCTGTATGGGATGCAGGTTCTGATGTTTGAGAACCAGT ATTACGGGAATGGAATCAGGCTTACATCAGCCATACCAGGTGCCGACATCAAGGTCCTCATCAACTTTAATGCGCCCAACCCCCAGGACCGCAAGAAGTTCACTGACGACCTGCGAGAGTCTATCGCCGAGGTCCAGGAAATGGAGAAATACAGGATAGAGT CTGAGCTTGAGAAGCAGAAAGGGGTGGTGAGGCCCAGTATGTCCCAGAGCTCTGGGCTGAAGAAGGAGGCTGGCAATGGCAACATGAACCGTGCCAGTCTGGACGACACCTACACCATGGGCGAGGGCCTGAAGAGGAGCGCCCTCAGCAGCTCCCTCCGCGACCTCTCCGAAGCAG GCAAGCGTGGGCGCCGCAGCAGTGCAGGATCACTAGACAGCAATATGGAA GGGTCCATCATTAACAGTCCTCACATACGCCGGAGAGCCACCACCCCACGCAGCGAGGGCCCGCCCCGGGGCCACCCCACCATCCCcaactcctcctccctcctcggGTCGCTCTTTGGCAGCAAACGGGGGAAGCCTTCATCCCAgagccatcctcctcttcctctgcctgGTCACCCCACCCTCATCTCCCACACGCCCCATCCGTCCAACCTCCACCACACAGCCCAGCAGGTAGCCCAGGCCCAGCTCCACCACTCCCAGTACTGCCACGTCCAACAGAACCCccctccctaccaccaccaccaccattaccacccccctccccacacacagtACCACCAGCACCCGGCAGCATATGCATCCTCctcccacacacaccaacacacccaccCCCACCCGCATGTACCACAGCACAGCCACGCCACCCATAGCCAGCATTCCCATCACGCATCACACTCCCAGCATGCCCCTCACCACCACAGTCAGCTGCAGGGCCCGGCACCCAGCGggcccaaacccaaacacagtggCATCAGCACCGTGGTGTGA
- the LOC139556958 gene encoding IQ motif and SEC7 domain-containing protein 1-like isoform X5, whose translation MWCLHCNSEKTQSLLELELDSCVEGDARPSESDGGASYRGPVISPDRFEGPLYSHGVQPGPQRPPRRPKLQHSQSILRKQAEEEAIKRSRSLSEGYELSADLQDKQVEMLERKYGGRFITRHAARTIQTAFRQYQMNKNFERLRSSMSENRMSRRIVLSNMRMQFSFEGPEKVHSSYFEGKQVSLTDDGTPLALVQSECGDMEVHHQANMASHPASQNDLTDAITELEDAFSRQVKSLAESIDDALNCRSLQGDEGLDPEAMGCPEVEREVAYQVKPHRGVAGRMREDMMASYSDVTLFIDEEELSPSLGLSRGSGDQPSSIESDLRLRSANSSQEYWPLDAKDEGRDTDTSCRSTPSLECQEQRLRVDHLPLLTIEPPSDSSAEHSERSDRSSVKRPPVYEPHGGSHIMASSKASPKHISHGPPPRAPSRDDEAPLRHRHRALESHLAINGSANRQSKSESDFSDGDNDSINSTSNSNDTINCSSESSRDSLREQTLCKQTYHKETRNSWDSPVFSNDVIRKRHYRIGLNLFNKKPEKGVQYLTERGFVPDTPVGVAHFLLQRKGLSRQMIGEFLGNRQKQFNRDVLDCVVDEMDFSSMELDEALRKFQNHIRVQGEAQKVERLIEAYSQRYCICNPTVVRQFRNPDTIFILAFAIILLNTDMYSPNVKPERKMKLEDFVKNLRGVDDGEDIPRETLVGIYERIRKRELKTNEDHVSQVQKVEKLIVGKKPIGSLHHGIGCVLSLPHRRLVCYCRLFEVPDPNKLQKLGLHQREIFLFNDLLVVTKIFQKKKNSVTYSFRQSFSLYGMQVLMFENQYYGNGIRLTSAIPGADIKVLINFNAPNPQDRKKFTDDLRESIAEVQEMEKYRIESELEKQKGVVRPSMSQSSGLKKEAGNGNMNRASLDDTYTMGEGLKRSALSSSLRDLSEAGKRGRRSSAGSLDSNMEGSIINSPHIRRRATTPRSEGPPRGHPTIPNSSSLLGSLFGSKRGKPSSQSHPPLPLPGHPTLISHTPHPSNLHHTAQQVAQAQLHHSQYCHVQQNPPPYHHHHHYHPPPHTQYHQHPAAYASSSHTHQHTHPHPHVPQHSHATHSQHSHHASHSQHAPHHHSQLQGPAPSGPKPKHSGISTVV comes from the exons TGTGGAGGGGGATGCGCGGCCCAGTGAGAGTGACGGTGGAGCAAGCTACAGGGGCCCAGTGATAAGCCCAGACCGTTTCGAGGGCCCCCTCTACAGCCACGGGGTGCAGCCGGGCCCCCAACGGCCCCCCCGCAGGCCCAAGCTCCAGCACTCACAGTCCATCCTCCGCAAGCAGGCCGAGGAGGAGGCCATCAAACGCTCCCGCTCGCTCTCCGAGGGCTATGAGCTCTCCGCTGACCTCCAGGACAAACAG GTGGAGATGCTGGAGCGTAAATATGGAGGACGCTTCATAACCCGGCATGCGGCCCGCACCATCCAGACAGCCTTCCGCCAGTACCAGATGAACAAAAACTTTGAGCGTCTCAGGAGTTCTATGTCTGAGAACCGCATGTCTCGACGCATCGTCCTGTCCAACATGAGGATGCAGTTCTCCTTCGAGGGCCCTGAGAAAGTCCACAGCTCCTACTTTGAGGGGAAACAGGTGTCCCTGACAGACGACGGCACCCCCCTGGCCTTGGTACAGTCCGAGTGCGGGGACATGGAGGTCCACCACCAGGCCAACATGGCGTCTCACCCCGCCTCCCAGAACGACCTGACGGACGCCATCACGGAGTTGGAGGACGCCTTCTCCAGGCAGGTGAAGTCTCTGGCCGAATCCATTGATGACGCCTTGAACTGCCGCAGCCTGCAGGGCGACGAGGGTCTTGACCCTGAGGCCATGGGCTGCCCcgaggtggagagggaggtggCCTATCAGGTGAAGCCTCACCGCGGGGTGGCGGGACGCATGCGAGAGGACATGATGGCATCCTACAGCGATGTGACTCTGTTTATCGACGAGGAggagctgtctccctctctgggtCTGTCGCGGGGGTCTGGTGACCAGCCCTCCAGCATTGAGTCAGACCTACGCCTGCGCTCAGCCAACTCCTCCCAGGAGTACTGGCCCCTGGACGCTAAAGATGAGGGGCGTGACACAGACACCAGCTGCCGCAGCACCCCTTCCCTGGAGTGCCAGGAGCAGCGGCTCAGGGTGGACCACCTCCCCCTGCTGACCATCGAGCCGCCCAGCGACAGCTCCGCCGAACACAGTGAGCGCTCTGACCGCAGCTCCGTCAAACGGCCGCCCGTCTACGAGCCTCACGGGGGCAGCCACATCATGGCGTCCTCCAAGGCTAgccccaaacacatctctcaTGGCCCACCCCCGCGGGCGCCCTCCAGGGACGACGAGGCGCCCCTCCGCCACCGCCACCGGGCGCTGGAAAGCCACCTGGCCATCAACGGCTCTGCCAATCGGCAGAGCAAGTCTGAGTCCGACTTCTCAGACGGGGATAACGACAGCATCAATAGCACGTCTAACTCCAACGACACCATCAATTGCAGCTCTGAGTCGTCCAGGGACAGCCTGAGGGAGCAGACACTCTGCAAGCAGACGTACCACAAAGAGACACGCAACAGCTGGGACTCGCCCGTCTTCAGCAACGATGTGATCCGCAAGAGGCACTACCGCATCGGCCTGAACCTCTTCAACAA GAAGCCAGAGAAAGGCGTCCAGTACTTGACTGAGAGAGGGTTCGTCCCGGACACGCCTGTGGGTGTGGCTCACTTCCTGCTTCAGAGGAAGGGCCTGAGCAGGCAGATGATTGGAGAGTTCCTGGGCAACCGTCAGAAACAGTTCAACAGAGACGTCCTGGA CTGTGTGGTGGACGAGATGGATTTCTCGTCAATGGAGCTGGACGAGGCACTGAGAAAGTTCCAGAACCACATCCGGGTCCAGGGAGAGGCCCAGAAGGTGGAGCGCCTCATCGAAGCCTACAG CCAACGCTACTGTATCTGTAACCCCACGGTAGTGCGACAGTTCCGGAACCCTGACACCATCTTCATCCTGGCCTTCGCCATCATCCTCCTCAACACAGACATGTACAGCCCCAACGTCAagccagagaggaagatgaagctGGAGGACTTCGTCAAGAACCTccgag gggTGGATGATGGGGAGGACATCCCCAGGGAGACTCTGGTAGGAATATATGAAAGGATCAGGAAGAGGGAGCTGAAGACCAACGAGGACCACGTGTCTCAGGTTCAGAAGGTGGAGAAACTCATAGTGGGGAAGAAACCG ATTGGATCTCTCCACCATGGAATAGGATGT GTGCTGTCCCTGCCCCATCGCAGGCTAGTGTGCTACTGTCGGCTGTTTGAAGTGCCAGACCCCAACAAGCTCCAGAAGTTAGGCCTGCACCAGCGGGAGATCTTCCTGTTTAATGACCTTCTGGTG GTGACAAAGATTTTCCAGAAGAAGAAGAACTCTGTGACATACAGCTTCCGGCAGTCTTTCTCTCTGTATGGGATGCAGGTTCTGATGTTTGAGAACCAGT ATTACGGGAATGGAATCAGGCTTACATCAGCCATACCAGGTGCCGACATCAAGGTCCTCATCAACTTTAATGCGCCCAACCCCCAGGACCGCAAGAAGTTCACTGACGACCTGCGAGAGTCTATCGCCGAGGTCCAGGAAATGGAGAAATACAGGATAGAGT CTGAGCTTGAGAAGCAGAAAGGGGTGGTGAGGCCCAGTATGTCCCAGAGCTCTGGGCTGAAGAAGGAGGCTGGCAATGGCAACATGAACCGTGCCAGTCTGGACGACACCTACACCATGGGCGAGGGCCTGAAGAGGAGCGCCCTCAGCAGCTCCCTCCGCGACCTCTCCGAAGCAG GCAAGCGTGGGCGCCGCAGCAGTGCAGGATCACTAGACAGCAATATGGAA GGGTCCATCATTAACAGTCCTCACATACGCCGGAGAGCCACCACCCCACGCAGCGAGGGCCCGCCCCGGGGCCACCCCACCATCCCcaactcctcctccctcctcggGTCGCTCTTTGGCAGCAAACGGGGGAAGCCTTCATCCCAgagccatcctcctcttcctctgcctgGTCACCCCACCCTCATCTCCCACACGCCCCATCCGTCCAACCTCCACCACACAGCCCAGCAGGTAGCCCAGGCCCAGCTCCACCACTCCCAGTACTGCCACGTCCAACAGAACCCccctccctaccaccaccaccaccattaccacccccctccccacacacagtACCACCAGCACCCGGCAGCATATGCATCCTCctcccacacacaccaacacacccaccCCCACCCGCATGTACCACAGCACAGCCACGCCACCCATAGCCAGCATTCCCATCACGCATCACACTCCCAGCATGCCCCTCACCACCACAGTCAGCTGCAGGGCCCGGCACCCAGCGggcccaaacccaaacacagtggCATCAGCACCGTGGTGTGA